The Phragmitibacter flavus genome includes a window with the following:
- a CDS encoding sigma-70 family RNA polymerase sigma factor, with product MASMELDGGIKIYLREIGKTDLLTPQQEVDLAERIKKGDPEARSHMIRANLRLVVKIAQDYANYGLPLLDLISEGNIGLMKAVERFDPNKGGKLSTYAAWWIKQSIKRALANQSKTIRLPVHMVDKISKMRRVAMAMSEELGREPTDDELSEEIGIDRGKLSQLKVASMRPASLDAPISDDDSTEFGEIVGDENAQTPFDLLSHKNMHSQLDGLLTVLDERERKIIDARFGLNGQKSRTLEEVGQEFGVTRERIRQLQNIALRKLRRALQKKEDPIPKALRNAGGKKGRKKKKESVIAD from the coding sequence ATGGCAAGCATGGAACTCGACGGCGGCATTAAAATCTATCTGCGCGAGATCGGCAAGACAGATTTGCTGACTCCCCAACAAGAGGTGGATCTCGCCGAACGCATCAAAAAAGGCGATCCAGAAGCTCGCTCCCACATGATCCGCGCCAACCTTCGGTTGGTGGTGAAGATCGCCCAGGATTACGCCAACTACGGTCTTCCTCTTCTCGACTTGATTTCTGAAGGCAACATCGGCTTGATGAAAGCCGTGGAGCGTTTCGACCCCAACAAGGGCGGCAAACTCTCTACCTATGCGGCCTGGTGGATCAAACAATCGATCAAACGCGCCTTGGCCAACCAGTCCAAGACCATCCGCCTTCCTGTTCACATGGTGGACAAGATCAGCAAGATGCGTCGTGTGGCCATGGCGATGTCTGAAGAACTCGGTCGTGAACCCACGGATGACGAACTTTCCGAAGAGATCGGCATTGACCGCGGCAAATTGAGCCAGTTGAAGGTTGCTTCGATGCGTCCTGCCTCCCTTGATGCGCCAATCAGCGACGACGACTCCACCGAATTCGGTGAAATCGTTGGCGATGAAAACGCGCAGACGCCGTTTGATTTGCTCAGCCACAAGAACATGCACAGCCAGCTCGACGGATTGTTGACCGTGCTGGATGAACGTGAGCGCAAGATCATTGATGCCCGTTTCGGTTTGAATGGCCAGAAATCCCGCACACTTGAAGAAGTGGGCCAGGAGTTTGGCGTCACCCGCGAGCGTATTCGTCAGCTGCAAAACATCGCGTTGCGCAAGCTTCGCCGTGCCTTGCAGAAGAAGGAAGATCCGATTCCAAAAGCGCTGCGCAATGCCGGTGGCAAAAAAGGCCGCAAGAAGAAGAAGGAATCCGTGATCGCGGATTGA
- a CDS encoding STN domain-containing protein, translating to MRPVAAVCTVVFMVDKENIITRPKARCMERYDQHSGEVFKMFGFFPHSCPGDCLSAPNRKTLDVKFHFWAQSNLSPAPAMNIKPLLLLAALAAFISPLQGHAQNLQALYEEGRALYNAGHMEQAREKLRVVAARNPDHVPTRAMLAQIQQILGVDNTTLKNSYDKIIIEKIEFDNVALNEAIEAVRFYTRKATDQKITPNIILKSGDLGNRPVSINLSNVPLTEVLNYLAQLSGTKLTYDKNAAMFSEKPVP from the coding sequence TTGCGTCCGGTCGCGGCGGTCTGCACGGTGGTATTCATGGTGGATAAAGAAAACATCATCACACGCCCAAAAGCGCGCTGTATGGAACGATACGATCAACACTCTGGTGAGGTTTTTAAAATGTTTGGCTTCTTCCCGCATTCTTGTCCCGGGGATTGCTTATCGGCCCCGAATCGGAAAACTCTTGACGTCAAATTCCATTTCTGGGCACAATCCAACCTGTCACCCGCTCCAGCCATGAACATCAAACCGCTTCTATTACTCGCGGCCCTGGCCGCTTTCATCTCCCCGCTTCAGGGACACGCCCAAAATCTGCAGGCGCTTTATGAGGAAGGTCGCGCCCTCTACAACGCCGGTCACATGGAACAGGCCCGCGAAAAGTTGCGGGTCGTGGCTGCCCGAAATCCCGATCACGTGCCCACGCGTGCCATGCTCGCGCAGATCCAACAAATTCTTGGCGTCGACAACACCACCCTCAAGAACAGCTACGACAAGATCATCATCGAAAAGATCGAGTTTGACAATGTCGCCCTCAATGAAGCCATTGAAGCGGTGCGCTTTTATACGCGCAAGGCCACTGATCAAAAAATCACCCCCAACATCATCCTCAAGAGTGGTGATCTCGGGAATCGTCCTGTGAGCATCAATTTGTCCAATGTTCCGCTGACCGAAGTGCTCAATTACCTTGCCCAGCTTTCCGGCACCAAGCTCACTTACGACAAGAATGCCGCCATGTTCTCGGAGAAACCGGTGCCATGA
- a CDS encoding DNA-3-methyladenine glycosylase 2 family protein: MSAPPDPELCYHALKAHDRRFDGVFFVGVTSTGIYCRPVCTARVPKRENCRFFHHAAGAEAMGFRPCLRCRPELAPGLSNSDATASVDAIDRLSHAALQQIELGALSDGESLESLAEDLGVSSRHLRRAVQQSFGVSPIELAQTHRLLMAKRLLTETSLSVTEVALASGFRSLRRFNALFQTRYGLNPTGLRKGVSAGQKTDGDLLLLTLSYRPPLAWRVLLAYLKRRAIPGVELVTDTHYARTVSIGDCRGWVRVSHLESIHALEVELSSSLLPVLPKVLGRIRQVFDLDANPEMIAAHFSGDRLLGPMVQREPGLRVPGAFDGFETALRTILGQQVTVAAATTMMARLNAAFVEPASTPIPELNRWPLRAGRIASLQMDDLGRLGVIRQRSACILALAAEVVSKKVRLAPGLHAAQTMSRLLDIPGIGAWTVEYLSMRVLRWPDAFPASDLGVRMALGRITAKEAEKRSSAWRPWRAYAVQHLWHSLETTKISS, encoded by the coding sequence ATGTCAGCACCTCCAGATCCGGAACTTTGCTATCATGCGTTGAAGGCGCATGACCGGCGGTTTGACGGGGTGTTTTTTGTGGGGGTGACCTCGACGGGGATCTATTGTCGACCGGTCTGCACGGCGCGGGTGCCGAAGCGCGAGAACTGCCGCTTTTTTCATCATGCAGCGGGAGCTGAGGCGATGGGGTTTCGACCATGTTTGCGTTGCCGACCGGAGCTGGCGCCGGGTCTTTCAAATTCAGATGCGACTGCCAGCGTGGATGCGATTGACCGGCTGTCCCATGCGGCTTTGCAACAGATTGAGTTGGGTGCCTTGAGTGATGGCGAAAGCCTGGAGTCGCTGGCGGAAGACTTGGGAGTTTCGTCCCGACACTTGCGTCGGGCGGTGCAGCAGAGCTTTGGCGTGAGTCCGATTGAACTTGCCCAGACGCACCGGCTGCTGATGGCAAAGCGGTTGTTGACCGAGACATCGTTGTCGGTCACCGAGGTTGCCTTGGCAAGTGGGTTTAGGAGTTTGCGACGGTTCAATGCGCTGTTCCAGACTCGCTATGGGCTGAATCCCACGGGCCTTCGGAAGGGCGTTTCCGCTGGTCAGAAGACAGACGGCGATCTGTTGCTATTGACGCTTTCCTATCGTCCTCCGCTGGCTTGGCGGGTGCTGCTTGCTTATCTAAAACGACGTGCCATTCCCGGGGTGGAGCTTGTCACTGATACCCACTATGCGCGCACGGTTTCGATTGGTGATTGTCGGGGTTGGGTGCGCGTGAGTCATCTCGAATCGATTCATGCTTTGGAGGTCGAACTCTCATCAAGTTTGCTGCCAGTGCTACCCAAGGTGCTTGGGCGCATTCGACAAGTGTTTGATCTGGACGCGAATCCGGAAATGATCGCCGCTCATTTTTCCGGTGATCGACTGTTGGGGCCGATGGTCCAAAGAGAACCCGGGCTGCGCGTTCCTGGTGCTTTCGATGGTTTTGAAACGGCGTTGCGCACCATTCTTGGTCAGCAGGTGACGGTCGCAGCGGCCACAACGATGATGGCCCGATTGAACGCGGCATTTGTGGAACCAGCGAGCACGCCCATCCCCGAATTGAATCGGTGGCCATTGCGTGCGGGTCGGATTGCAAGTCTTCAGATGGATGATCTAGGCAGGCTCGGCGTCATCCGCCAGCGGAGCGCGTGTATTCTGGCCTTGGCGGCCGAAGTGGTATCGAAAAAGGTTCGACTTGCACCCGGATTGCATGCGGCCCAAACGATGAGTCGGTTGCTTGATATTCCGGGCATCGGCGCCTGGACGGTCGAATACCTGAGCATGCGGGTGTTGCGCTGGCCGGACGCGTTTCCGGCTTCGGATCTTGGGGTGCGAATGGCTTTGGGTCGCATCACGGCCAAAGAAGCGGAAAAACGCTCATCAGCCTGGAGACCTTGGCGCGCTTATGCGGTGCAACACCTCTGGCATTCCCTTGAAACCACAAAAATCTCGTCATGA
- a CDS encoding adenylate kinase family protein, translated as MSEKERPKFRTFLMFGAPGSGKGTQGVVLGTIPRFYHMACGDVFRSLDTRTSLGQEFINYSSRGHLVPDEVTVRLWRVNINDRVKTHQFKADIDFLVLDGIPRNVEQARLLEEDIDVLQVFHLSCPDRAELARRLRKRALKDNRFDDANEEVIQKRIRTYEEESKPILEYYSQGKYAGRQVVTDINATETPVKVVHSILSRIMELDEWKKVGSLVV; from the coding sequence ATGTCCGAAAAAGAACGCCCCAAATTCCGCACCTTCCTGATGTTCGGCGCCCCGGGCAGCGGCAAGGGAACCCAGGGGGTCGTGCTCGGCACCATTCCCCGTTTTTATCACATGGCTTGTGGTGATGTTTTCCGTTCGCTCGACACCCGCACTTCGCTGGGTCAGGAGTTCATCAATTATTCCAGCCGGGGTCACCTGGTGCCGGACGAAGTCACCGTGAGGTTGTGGCGGGTGAACATCAATGACCGGGTCAAGACCCACCAGTTCAAGGCGGACATCGACTTTTTGGTGCTCGACGGCATTCCGCGCAACGTGGAGCAGGCTCGTTTGCTCGAGGAGGACATTGACGTGTTGCAGGTGTTCCATTTGAGCTGTCCCGACCGGGCTGAACTGGCGCGGCGTCTGCGCAAGCGGGCGCTGAAGGACAATCGTTTTGATGATGCGAATGAAGAGGTGATCCAAAAACGCATCCGCACCTATGAGGAGGAGTCGAAGCCGATTCTTGAATACTATTCGCAGGGCAAATATGCTGGACGTCAGGTGGTGACGGACATCAACGCAACCGAGACGCCGGTGAAAGTGGTGCACAGCATCCTCAGTCGCATCATGGAGCTGGATGAGTGGAAAAAGGTGGGCAGTCTGGTGGTGTGA
- a CDS encoding glycosyltransferase family 9 protein — translation MSMGKQRRVLVIRGGAVGDFILTLPAIELLRENIAGVHLEVLGYAPIIELAKAGGLAEQTRSLEHASMAKLFVPNATIDPALVEYLCGFNLVVSYLYDPDGYFRGNLERIGVKTLLEVPHRVEAGKGHAAEQLAKPLEKLAMFLDNPASRLKIECGEMLEGDVLAVHPGSGSLLKNWPVDRWISSGAALMKSFPQLKLALITGEAERERGITEKVLEGWKGLRVEHWDQLPLPELASRLSGCRGFMGHDSGISHLAAACGVPCLLFFGPTDPAIWAPRNSGVEVFVEAGGNLAGLSLSQGLALMEDFATRLVNKK, via the coding sequence ATGTCGATGGGCAAACAACGGCGGGTGCTGGTGATCCGCGGCGGGGCGGTGGGCGATTTCATCCTGACTTTGCCGGCGATTGAACTGCTGCGCGAGAATATCGCGGGGGTTCATTTGGAGGTGTTGGGTTATGCGCCGATCATTGAGCTGGCGAAGGCGGGGGGACTGGCGGAGCAGACACGCAGTCTTGAGCATGCGTCGATGGCCAAGCTTTTTGTGCCGAATGCCACGATTGATCCGGCATTGGTGGAATACCTGTGCGGGTTCAATTTGGTGGTGAGTTATCTGTATGATCCCGACGGCTATTTTCGGGGGAATCTGGAGCGGATCGGGGTGAAGACCCTGCTGGAGGTGCCGCATCGAGTGGAGGCGGGCAAGGGACATGCGGCGGAGCAACTGGCCAAACCGTTGGAGAAGCTGGCGATGTTTTTGGATAATCCGGCTTCACGATTGAAGATCGAATGTGGGGAAATGTTGGAAGGCGACGTGCTCGCGGTGCATCCAGGCAGTGGATCGCTGTTGAAGAACTGGCCGGTCGATCGTTGGATTTCTTCGGGCGCGGCATTGATGAAGTCTTTTCCACAGTTGAAGCTGGCGTTGATCACCGGCGAGGCGGAACGGGAACGGGGCATCACGGAGAAGGTATTGGAAGGATGGAAAGGGCTCAGGGTGGAGCACTGGGATCAATTGCCTTTGCCGGAGCTGGCCAGTCGGTTGTCCGGTTGTCGGGGATTTATGGGGCATGACAGCGGCATTTCGCATCTGGCGGCGGCCTGCGGGGTGCCATGTTTGTTGTTCTTCGGTCCGACCGATCCGGCGATCTGGGCGCCGAGGAACAGCGGCGTGGAAGTTTTTGTCGAGGCTGGAGGAAATCTTGCTGGGCTGAGCCTGTCGCAGGGTTTGGCACTGATGGAGGATTTTGCGACGAGACTGGTCAATAAAAAATGA
- a CDS encoding methylated-DNA--[protein]-cysteine S-methyltransferase, whose protein sequence is MNPIYFSYYASPVGTLLLSSHGQALNGVWIVGESHAPRVDATWVPDEHRFAKAKEQFDAYFAGELQTFDLEHAACMGTGFQQQVWKALAEIPYGSTISYAELARRIGNPAAVRAVGSANGRNPISIIVPCHRVIGANGSLTGYGGGLAAKKWLLEHEARHAFSTFTLQ, encoded by the coding sequence ATGAACCCGATCTATTTTTCTTATTATGCGAGCCCGGTTGGAACCCTGCTGTTGAGCAGTCACGGACAAGCCTTGAATGGCGTTTGGATCGTGGGAGAAAGTCACGCACCTCGAGTAGATGCGACCTGGGTGCCAGATGAGCACCGGTTCGCAAAGGCCAAGGAACAGTTCGATGCCTATTTTGCGGGTGAGCTTCAAACCTTTGATCTCGAACATGCCGCGTGCATGGGCACCGGTTTTCAACAGCAGGTCTGGAAAGCGCTGGCGGAAATTCCTTATGGTTCAACGATCAGTTATGCGGAGCTGGCACGGCGGATTGGAAATCCAGCAGCGGTGCGGGCGGTGGGATCGGCGAATGGTCGTAATCCGATTTCGATCATCGTGCCGTGTCATCGGGTGATCGGAGCGAATGGTTCGCTTACCGGCTACGGCGGTGGATTGGCGGCAAAAAAGTGGTTGTTGGAACATGAAGCGCGACACGCGTTCTCGACGTTCACGCTTCAATGA
- a CDS encoding putative 4-mercaptohistidine N1-methyltransferase, with amino-acid sequence MIEENIYETPKLHVEYLLFHYGSDEEVLPWENGPKEALGFATRTVSELLRPELLPETAGTRALDLGCAVGRSSFELSKVVEEVIGIDYSMSFIETAEHIRQHGSVSYPRVDEGDSFTPCTAHRPEGSFSERVKFEQGDAMLLREDLGSFDVVHAANLLCRLADPQRLLQQLPALVKPGGQLLLATPCSWLEEFTPKDNWPVGSTFEWLKERLLGHFELDEQKDLPFLIREHARKYQWSVALGTRWIRRSD; translated from the coding sequence ATGATCGAAGAAAACATTTACGAAACGCCCAAGCTGCATGTCGAATACCTGCTGTTTCATTACGGCAGTGATGAGGAGGTGTTGCCATGGGAAAACGGACCGAAGGAGGCGCTTGGATTTGCCACGCGCACGGTAAGTGAATTGCTTCGCCCGGAACTGTTGCCTGAGACCGCAGGGACGCGGGCGCTCGACCTCGGTTGCGCCGTCGGACGTTCTTCATTTGAACTTTCCAAGGTGGTCGAAGAGGTCATTGGGATTGATTACTCGATGAGTTTCATTGAAACCGCCGAGCACATTCGTCAGCATGGATCGGTGAGTTACCCGCGCGTGGATGAAGGTGATTCATTTACCCCCTGCACCGCGCACCGGCCGGAAGGGTCCTTTTCGGAACGGGTAAAATTCGAGCAGGGCGACGCCATGTTGCTGCGCGAAGATTTAGGTTCGTTCGATGTGGTGCATGCCGCCAATTTGTTATGTCGACTTGCCGATCCGCAGCGTCTTTTGCAACAACTCCCCGCATTGGTGAAACCCGGTGGGCAGTTGCTATTGGCAACCCCATGCAGCTGGTTGGAGGAGTTCACTCCCAAAGACAACTGGCCGGTGGGTTCTACGTTCGAGTGGCTGAAAGAACGTTTGCTAGGACACTTTGAGTTAGACGAACAAAAGGATCTCCCTTTTCTGATCCGCGAACACGCCCGCAAGTATCAATGGAGCGTGGCACTAGGAACACGCTGGATCCGCCGGTCGGACTAG
- a CDS encoding aminopeptidase, with the protein MNTTVQTAATGRKFPKFDLGRLLTSVFEPTYGRKVCILIDLPDLAEAKDYAFLKNPQRAVQQKAHEVFYLGLKNGVAEELALSGGEMFAYVETGGSNLDLPDRCVDMVGNELSLEKDIYPNYDLILCISTFSATAPLTAFAKQYGFRGATLHGLNDVILNSGLAVDYNDVSRDAEKLRLAMTKAEWVEIDFTVDGGEDMTVRLELGGQEAQKSHGLCRGDTPDIANLPAGEVYFVPQGAEGTFPLKYEDGTLGKLTVTGGRIIKAELIEGKQSTIDEHNRKLQDDPMTGVLGELGFGTQVLPVSGADIQDEKVLGTCHLATGRDDHLGGHITPDLFKKRQNATHDDILFAPHKTPNFDIKQARMHRDGQTMVLIEHFQPMGYLLKALEI; encoded by the coding sequence ATGAATACCACCGTGCAGACCGCCGCGACCGGACGCAAGTTTCCGAAATTCGACCTTGGCCGACTCCTTACCTCCGTTTTTGAGCCGACCTATGGCCGGAAAGTTTGCATCCTCATCGATCTTCCCGATTTGGCGGAGGCGAAAGATTATGCGTTTTTGAAAAATCCCCAACGCGCGGTCCAGCAAAAGGCTCACGAAGTTTTTTATCTTGGTTTGAAGAATGGCGTGGCGGAAGAGCTGGCTTTGTCGGGTGGAGAAATGTTTGCGTATGTGGAAACCGGTGGGAGCAACCTGGATTTGCCAGATCGATGTGTCGATATGGTGGGCAATGAACTGAGCCTGGAGAAGGACATTTATCCAAATTATGACCTGATCCTATGCATCTCCACCTTTAGCGCCACCGCTCCTCTCACGGCGTTTGCCAAGCAGTATGGATTTCGTGGGGCCACCTTGCATGGATTGAACGACGTCATATTAAATTCAGGGTTGGCGGTGGATTACAATGACGTGAGTCGGGACGCGGAAAAACTCCGTCTCGCGATGACGAAGGCGGAGTGGGTGGAAATCGATTTCACCGTGGATGGCGGCGAAGACATGACCGTGCGTCTGGAGCTGGGTGGTCAGGAAGCGCAAAAAAGTCACGGACTTTGTCGTGGCGATACCCCAGACATCGCCAACTTGCCGGCGGGAGAGGTCTATTTTGTGCCACAAGGTGCCGAGGGGACCTTTCCGTTGAAGTATGAAGACGGCACGCTTGGAAAACTGACGGTAACCGGCGGTCGAATCATCAAGGCGGAGTTGATCGAAGGCAAGCAGTCCACGATTGATGAGCACAATCGCAAATTGCAGGATGATCCCATGACGGGCGTGTTGGGCGAATTGGGTTTTGGCACCCAAGTGCTGCCGGTTTCCGGAGCGGACATTCAAGACGAAAAAGTGCTGGGAACCTGCCATCTGGCGACCGGTCGGGACGATCATTTGGGCGGCCACATCACGCCGGATTTGTTCAAGAAACGTCAGAACGCCACGCATGATGACATTCTGTTTGCCCCGCACAAAACACCGAACTTTGACATCAAACAGGCACGCATGCATCGGGATGGTCAGACCATGGTATTGATCGAGCATTTTCAACCTATGGGATATTTGCTGAAGGCGTTGGAGATTTAA
- a CDS encoding FKBP-type peptidyl-prolyl cis-trans isomerase: protein MATAREKGIQFLKDNATKEGVTTTASGLQYKVLTEGTGKSPKATDTVVVHYKGTLLNGEEFDSSYARREPAEFPLNRVIKGWTEGVQLMNVGSKFEFYIPSELAYGSRGAGGDIGPDETLIFQVELLKIWD from the coding sequence ATGGCTACTGCACGCGAAAAAGGCATTCAATTTCTCAAGGACAACGCCACCAAGGAGGGCGTGACCACCACAGCCAGTGGGCTACAATACAAAGTCCTCACCGAAGGAACCGGTAAAAGCCCAAAGGCGACCGATACGGTGGTGGTTCACTACAAGGGCACGCTTCTCAATGGCGAGGAATTCGACAGTTCTTATGCGCGTCGTGAACCGGCGGAATTTCCGTTGAACCGCGTTATCAAGGGCTGGACCGAAGGGGTGCAGTTAATGAACGTGGGTTCGAAATTTGAGTTCTACATTCCTTCCGAGCTTGCTTATGGCAGCCGCGGCGCGGGCGGTGACATCGGCCCGGATGAGACGCTGATTTTCCAGGTGGAATTGCTGAAGATCTGGGATTGA
- a CDS encoding SDR family NAD(P)-dependent oxidoreductase: MPIALITGGHGDLAQALKSELTAQEYSVYAPGKAELDIRSADSVWEYIKQLGQLDLLVCNAGIIRDKPLLQMTAEDFEAVLSVNLTGHSLISRAALKMMSKQRNGHIVFISSHAALNGTAGQSNYAASKAALHGLAASLAREYGSRNIRVNVVLPGFLETRMTAHLNDAQRENFKQSHVLNRFNDPASVARFIAFLDKQMPHTSGQVFNLDSRIHRWT, translated from the coding sequence ATGCCCATCGCACTCATAACGGGGGGGCATGGTGATCTCGCCCAGGCACTGAAATCCGAACTAACTGCCCAGGAATACTCTGTTTATGCCCCAGGAAAGGCAGAGCTGGACATCCGTTCCGCAGACTCCGTTTGGGAATACATCAAGCAGCTTGGTCAACTCGACCTCCTCGTCTGCAACGCCGGCATCATTCGGGACAAACCCCTACTCCAAATGACTGCGGAAGATTTTGAGGCAGTCCTGTCGGTCAACCTCACCGGGCACTCCCTTATTTCCCGAGCCGCGCTCAAAATGATGTCGAAGCAGCGCAATGGCCACATTGTCTTTATCAGTTCTCATGCTGCTCTCAACGGCACCGCTGGCCAATCCAATTACGCCGCCTCTAAAGCGGCACTGCACGGTTTGGCCGCCAGTCTGGCTCGTGAATATGGATCGCGGAACATCCGGGTGAACGTCGTGCTCCCCGGTTTTCTCGAGACTCGGATGACCGCTCATCTCAACGATGCCCAACGAGAGAATTTCAAACAATCCCACGTGCTCAACCGCTTCAATGATCCGGCCAGCGTGGCTCGTTTCATTGCGTTTCTGGACAAGCAAATGCCGCACACTTCCGGTCAGGTGTTTAATCTGGACAGTCGGATCCACCGCTGGACTTAA
- the miaB gene encoding tRNA (N6-isopentenyl adenosine(37)-C2)-methylthiotransferase MiaB: MPRVYIKTYGCQMNERDSEQVSQMFIERGYTMTPTEMDADVVLINTCSVRDQAEQKAIGKMGMVNKNVRRHRPHLVTGFMGCMAQSRGGELLDLGKSKVDLVVGTQKYHRVVEYVEQLVRNREERQMDEERFSIVDVAEEEASQNSIRDHILKDGQATAFVSIMQGCNMKCTFCIVPYTRGGERGRPIAEIVEEVRRLADRGVKEVTLLGQIVNLYGRHEFPAVDGKSPFVQLLEGVHGVDGIERIRFTSPHPIGYKKDLIEAFTYLPKLAEHVHLPLQSGSDAILKRMHRPYTTARFEELVAKIREARPGIAVTTDIIVGFPGETEENYLETRALCDRVKFENAFIFRYSKRRGTPAAEMDESIQVSERVKEERNQDLLALVNGHVQAKYAELVGQKVEILCEGPSKTVSTRLMGRTRTNKIVVFDGNPARHVGQIFDVQVSGFENFTLYADAILSD, from the coding sequence ATGCCGCGCGTTTATATCAAGACTTATGGCTGCCAGATGAATGAACGTGATTCCGAACAGGTTTCACAAATGTTCATCGAGCGTGGCTATACCATGACGCCGACGGAGATGGATGCGGATGTGGTGCTGATCAACACGTGCTCGGTGCGCGATCAGGCGGAGCAGAAGGCGATTGGCAAGATGGGGATGGTGAACAAAAATGTGCGGCGTCACCGTCCGCATTTGGTGACGGGTTTTATGGGGTGCATGGCGCAGAGCCGTGGCGGCGAGTTGCTGGATCTGGGAAAATCGAAGGTGGATCTGGTGGTGGGCACGCAGAAATATCACCGCGTGGTGGAGTATGTGGAGCAGCTGGTGCGCAATCGTGAAGAGCGGCAGATGGATGAGGAACGGTTTTCGATCGTGGATGTGGCTGAGGAGGAGGCTTCGCAGAACAGCATTCGCGATCACATTTTGAAGGACGGGCAGGCGACGGCGTTTGTGAGCATCATGCAGGGCTGCAACATGAAATGCACATTTTGCATTGTGCCTTACACGCGGGGCGGAGAGCGCGGCAGGCCGATTGCGGAGATCGTCGAGGAGGTGCGTCGGCTGGCGGATCGCGGGGTGAAGGAGGTGACATTGCTGGGGCAGATCGTGAATTTGTATGGTCGGCATGAGTTCCCGGCGGTGGATGGCAAGAGTCCGTTTGTGCAATTGCTTGAAGGAGTGCATGGCGTGGACGGGATTGAGCGGATCAGGTTCACGAGTCCGCATCCAATTGGATACAAAAAGGATCTGATTGAGGCGTTTACGTATCTGCCGAAGCTGGCCGAGCATGTGCATCTGCCGTTGCAGAGCGGGTCGGATGCCATCTTAAAAAGGATGCACCGGCCTTACACGACGGCGCGATTTGAGGAGTTGGTGGCAAAAATTCGCGAAGCGCGGCCGGGGATTGCGGTGACGACGGACATCATCGTGGGGTTCCCGGGCGAGACGGAGGAGAATTACCTGGAGACGCGGGCGTTGTGCGACCGGGTGAAATTTGAGAACGCGTTCATTTTCCGTTATTCAAAACGACGTGGGACGCCTGCGGCAGAAATGGATGAGTCGATCCAGGTGTCGGAACGGGTGAAAGAGGAGCGGAATCAGGATTTGCTGGCGCTGGTGAATGGTCACGTGCAGGCGAAGTATGCGGAACTGGTGGGGCAGAAGGTGGAAATTCTTTGCGAGGGTCCGAGCAAAACGGTGTCGACACGACTGATGGGGCGCACGCGGACCAACAAGATCGTCGTGTTTGATGGCAATCCGGCGCGGCATGTAGGGCAGATTTTTGACGTGCAGGTGAGCGGGTTTGAGAATTTCACGCTTTACGCGGATGCGATTCTCTCCGACTAG